A portion of the Terriglobia bacterium genome contains these proteins:
- a CDS encoding YraN family protein: MGMPAPHLLMGRKGERIACRYLMRLGFDILARRYRARRGEIDLIAFEGTMLAFVEVKTRASREFGDPWEFVDWEKQQSLRLAGEEFIAHYDLGQYTYRFDVVAIVAPGTRDQEVALYRNAF, encoded by the coding sequence ATGGGCATGCCGGCACCGCATCTCCTCATGGGGCGGAAAGGGGAACGAATCGCATGCCGTTACCTGATGCGGCTGGGATTCGACATCCTTGCCCGCCGCTATCGGGCTCGCCGGGGGGAAATCGACCTGATCGCATTCGAGGGAACCATGCTCGCATTTGTCGAGGTCAAGACGCGCGCCTCGCGGGAGTTCGGCGACCCCTGGGAGTTCGTGGATTGGGAGAAACAGCAGAGCCTGCGGCTGGCGGGTGAGGAGTTTATCGCGCACTACGACCTTGGCCAATACACATATCGGTTCGACGTGGTCGCAATCGTCGCACCGGGGACCCGAGATCAGGAAGTGGCGCTCTACCGCAACGCCTTTTGA